Below is a genomic region from Actinomadura sp. NAK00032.
CACCAGACGACGCCGTCGAGGTTCACGCCGAGGACACGGCGCCACTCCTCGGGCGCCATGCCGGCCACCTCGGCGCGGGGCTGGACGGCCGCGCCCGCCACGAGGCCGTCGACGCGGCCGTGCCGGGCGAGGGTCTGCTCGACGGCCGCGAAGACCGCGTCGCGGTCGGCCACGTCGACGGCGACCTGCTCGACCCCGGGCGCCGCGTCCAGGCCGGCCGCGGGCGCGATGTCGAAGACCACGGCGGTCCCGCCGGCGGCGCCGACGCCGCGCGCGAGGGCCGCGCCGATCCCGTTGGCGCCGCCGGTGACGATGACGACCTGCCCGGTCGCGTCGAAGCTGGCTCTCATCGGGTGGTGCCTCCCGTCGCGCGGACCGGAACGTCGGCTCCGGCCAGGGCCAGCGAGTCGGGCAGGACGGCGCCGACCTCGCCGGCCGTGCGGCGCAGCGCCTCGAGGACGCTGCCCTCGATCCGGACGCCTCCGGCGAGGGCGGCCGCGTGGTTCTCCGCCTCGATCTGGCCGGGCAGGTACAGCCGCTCCACGCCGGGCGCGGTGGGAGACCCGGTGACCTCGGCGGCCAGCCGGCCCATCCGCTCCGCGAAGTCCGCCGGGTCGCCGAACGCCGCCACGTCCACGGCCAGGAAGAAGTGCGCGCAGTTGTTGGGGACCGTGACGTCGCTGTAGAGCCCCCGCACGGCCTGCCCGAACCCTCCGCCGGACAGCACCCCGGTGAGGACGTCGATGACCAGCGCCAGCGCGAAGCCCTTGTGCCCGGCGGCGGGCAGGAGCATGCCGCCCAGGGCCGCGCGGGGGTCGGTGGTGGGCCGGCCCTCCGCGTCCGAGGCCCAGGTGGACGGGATCTCCCGGCCCTCCGCCGCCGCGATGCGGATCTTGCCGAGGGCCGCCTCCGACAGCGCCATGTCCAGCACGACGGCAGGCCCGTCGGGCAT
It encodes:
- a CDS encoding Ldh family oxidoreductase produces the protein MSDSSQRGRVPVDGLRRTVGAVFRAVGFSDAASSTVAEALVDADMRGVASHGSMLVPMYVDRVRAGSVSRKERADVVVDLGAMAVLDAGHALGQLTGDQAMGIAVAKAKRFGVGAVAVRDAFHFGGAFRYVEAAAREGCVGLAAANTRPLMPAVGGAAPVVGNNPLAVGVPMPDGPAVVLDMALSEAALGKIRIAAAEGREIPSTWASDAEGRPTTDPRAALGGMLLPAAGHKGFALALVIDVLTGVLSGGGFGQAVRGLYSDVTVPNNCAHFFLAVDVAAFGDPADFAERMGRLAAEVTGSPTAPGVERLYLPGQIEAENHAAALAGGVRIEGSVLEALRRTAGEVGAVLPDSLALAGADVPVRATGGTTR